One Miscanthus floridulus cultivar M001 chromosome 11, ASM1932011v1, whole genome shotgun sequence DNA window includes the following coding sequences:
- the LOC136490756 gene encoding cationic peroxidase SPC4-like — protein sequence MARSSGNVHVLLAMLVPLCAATAWTAAAAAAGPLLPLPDLQTTTTTMNENDTTTGSLSADFHALSCPDLHGIVRSAVQDARRQDVQVTAGLLRIFFHDCFPQGCDASLLVDKTDPGSEQNVEPQNKGLNQRALQLIESIRDTVHKRCGERSVSCADILAVATSHAVNLAGGPFINMQLGHFDSVGPAQPWQVQTLPAPNADVTTLLNTFAANGKGFDNPIEVVALSGAHTVGKARCSSFSDRTIRPNPNDNFAKELAQFCGGDGNRQRNLDEITPDSFDNSYFLDLIRRKGVLTSDQVLANDGRTGWIVNVFANDQGNFFEKFAQAMEKMSRLTSPGGVKARRNCLKRDAGVNLQTTVAAAGSGDDEGLAASA from the exons ATGGCAAGATCATCAGGCAACGTCCATGTCCTCCTGGCCATGCTCGTCCCGCTGTGCGCAGCCACAGCATGGAcggcagcagcagccgcagcagggCCGTTGTTGCCTCTGCCTGATTtgcagacgacgacgacgacgatgaacgAGAACGACACGACGACGGGGAGCTTGTCCGCGGACTTCCACGCGCTGTCGTGCCCGGACCTGCATGGCATTGTGCGCTCCGCCGTGCAGGACGCGCGCCGGCAGGACGTGCAGGTCACCGCGGGCCTCCTGCGCATcttcttccacgactgcttcCCGCAGGGGTGCGACGCGTCGCTGCTGGTGGACAAGACCGACCCCGGCAGCGAGCAGAACGTGGAGCCGCAGAACAAGGGCTTGAACCAGAGGGCGCTGCAGCTCATCGAGAGCATCCGAGACACGGTGCACAAGAGGTGCGGAGAAAGAAGCGTCTCGTGCGCCGACATCCTCGCcgtcgccaccagccacgccgtcAACCTG GCCGGTGGTCCTTTCATCAACATGCAACTCGGCCACTTTGATAGCGTGGGCCCTGCACAACCATGGCAAGTGCAAACCTTGCCGGCCCCCAACGCCGACGTCACCACGCTCCTCAACACCTTCGCCGCCAACGGCAAGGGCTTCGACAACCCCATCGAGGTGGTCGCGCTCTCCGGCGCCCACACCGTCGGCAAGGCGCGGTGCAGCTCCTTCAGCGACCGCACCATCCGCCCCAACCCCAACGACAACTTCGCCAAGGAGCTCGCCCAATTCTGCGGCGGCGACGGGAACCGGCAGCGCAACCTGGACGAGATCACGCCGGACTCGTTCGACAACAGCTACTTTCTTGACCTCATCAGAAGGAAGGGAGTGCTCACCTCCGACCAGGTGCTGGCCAACGACGGCCGCACCGGCTGGATCGTCAACGTCTTCGCCAATGACCAGGGCAACTTCTTCGAAAAGTTTGCGCAGGCGATGGAGAAGATGAGCAGGCTGACGAGCCCCGGAGGTGTGAAAGCCCGCCGCAACTGCTTGAAGCGCGACGCCGGCGTCAACCTCCAGACCACCGTTGCAGCTGCTGGCTCAGGCGACGACGAGGGCCTTGCGGCCTCTGCTTGA